The following proteins come from a genomic window of Kitasatospora sp. NBC_01246:
- a CDS encoding TetR/AcrR family transcriptional regulator, whose product MDDLAATNGTNKKSGTNGTDGPEVAPGTPSIPAAPPAEVHGSRAQPKTDKSEATRALILETAMRLFQERGYEKTTMRAIASEAGVSVGNAYYYFSAKEFLIQGFYDRMTYDHAADARNRMAKTRDFSERLEIALTSWLDTAAPYHEFAAQFFRTAADPNSALSPFSNESHPARATAVELFRDVLQGSDLAPKLDAELVELLPDVLWLHLMVVVLYWVFDRTEDTERTREFVRRSTPMAARVINLSRYRVFRPIVRDAKGLIQDFILPTIGKNAVK is encoded by the coding sequence GTGGACGACCTGGCAGCGACGAACGGTACGAACAAGAAGAGCGGCACGAACGGCACGGACGGCCCCGAGGTCGCGCCCGGCACGCCGTCGATCCCGGCGGCACCACCCGCCGAGGTGCACGGCAGTCGCGCGCAGCCGAAGACCGACAAGAGCGAGGCGACCAGGGCCCTGATCCTGGAGACCGCGATGCGGCTCTTCCAGGAACGGGGCTACGAGAAGACCACCATGCGCGCCATCGCCTCCGAGGCCGGTGTCTCGGTCGGCAACGCGTATTACTACTTCTCGGCGAAGGAATTCCTGATCCAGGGGTTCTACGACCGGATGACGTACGACCATGCGGCGGACGCCAGGAATCGCATGGCCAAGACGCGGGATTTCTCCGAGCGACTGGAGATCGCGCTGACGTCCTGGCTCGACACGGCCGCGCCGTACCACGAGTTCGCGGCGCAGTTCTTCCGGACGGCGGCGGACCCGAACAGCGCGCTGAGCCCGTTCTCCAACGAATCGCACCCGGCCCGGGCCACGGCTGTGGAGCTGTTCCGCGATGTGCTGCAGGGCTCCGACCTGGCGCCGAAGCTGGACGCCGAGCTGGTCGAGCTGCTGCCCGACGTGCTCTGGCTGCACCTCATGGTCGTGGTCCTCTACTGGGTCTTCGACCGGACCGAGGACACCGAGCGGACCCGGGAGTTCGTCCGGCGCTCGACCCCCATGGCGGCCCGGGTGATCAACCTCTCGCGCTATCGGGTGTTCCGGCCGATCGTCCGCGACGCCAAGGGCCTCATTCAGGACTTCATCCTGCCCACCATCGGAAAGAACGCCGTCAAATAG
- a CDS encoding MFS transporter, which translates to MPASYRRLFALPGTAAFTLAGLLGRLTMSMTGVALVVLLSERRGSYALAGTVAAVGLATGAIGMPLLGRLVDRYGQARVTVPATLYNAVPLVGLLLCVRFDAPDWTLFVCWAACAAAPNLGGMARARWAHLYRDDAAARHLANSFEQSLDELCFMAGPVLAMVLCTTVAPEAGLLAAGVFGSAGALLFAAQRRTEPPLADRRPGSTPDRSGPHPECSDPADRAHRHGSPLRTPGLRVLLLTFLATGVVFGSMELTTVAYADALGHKPLAGGLLALVAGGSCVAGLVFGLLRPRRAAGVRFLFGVTAMAVLLLLPLAAGLGGAGLVLLGAALFVAGTGTAPTMVTGMTLVQELLPERQMNEGMAVAVSGIVVGISAGAALAGAVAEHTAPGTGYWLPAGAASLALLIALAGRRHLRTPAAPPAPRGSGRIVSAAH; encoded by the coding sequence CCGGCGTCGCCCTGGTGGTGCTGCTCTCGGAGCGGCGCGGCTCGTACGCGCTGGCGGGCACCGTCGCGGCGGTCGGCCTGGCCACCGGAGCGATCGGCATGCCGCTGCTCGGCCGGCTGGTCGACCGGTACGGGCAGGCCCGCGTCACCGTCCCGGCCACCCTGTACAACGCCGTCCCGCTCGTCGGCCTGCTGCTCTGCGTCCGGTTCGACGCACCGGACTGGACGCTGTTCGTCTGCTGGGCGGCCTGCGCGGCGGCACCGAACCTGGGCGGCATGGCGCGGGCCCGCTGGGCACACCTGTACCGGGACGACGCGGCGGCCCGGCACCTGGCCAACTCCTTCGAGCAGTCGTTGGACGAACTCTGCTTCATGGCCGGTCCGGTGCTCGCGATGGTGCTCTGCACCACCGTCGCACCGGAGGCCGGTCTGCTCGCCGCCGGGGTCTTCGGCAGCGCCGGCGCCCTGCTGTTCGCCGCCCAGCGCCGGACCGAACCCCCGCTCGCGGACCGGCGCCCCGGCTCGACGCCCGACCGGTCCGGCCCCCACCCCGAGTGCTCGGACCCCGCCGATCGCGCGCACCGGCACGGCTCTCCGCTCCGGACACCCGGGCTGCGGGTGCTGCTGCTGACCTTCCTCGCCACCGGCGTGGTCTTCGGTTCGATGGAGCTCACCACCGTGGCGTACGCCGACGCGCTCGGCCACAAGCCGCTGGCGGGCGGGCTGTTGGCGCTGGTGGCGGGCGGTTCCTGCGTGGCCGGACTGGTCTTCGGCCTGCTCCGGCCCCGCCGGGCGGCGGGCGTCCGCTTCCTGTTCGGCGTCACGGCGATGGCCGTGCTGCTGCTCCTGCCGCTGGCCGCCGGGCTCGGCGGGGCCGGGCTCGTCCTGCTCGGCGCGGCGCTCTTCGTGGCCGGGACGGGCACCGCCCCGACCATGGTCACCGGTATGACGCTCGTCCAGGAGCTCCTGCCGGAGAGGCAGATGAACGAGGGCATGGCGGTGGCGGTGTCCGGCATCGTGGTCGGCATCTCGGCCGGGGCGGCGCTCGCCGGCGCGGTCGCCGAGCACACCGCCCCCGGCACCGGCTACTGGCTGCCGGCCGGCGCCGCCTCGCTCGCCCTGCTGATCGCCCTGGCCGGCCGCCGCCACCTGCGGACGCCGGCCGCTCCCCCGGCGCCCCGGGGTTCCGGACGGATTGTCAGTGCCGCGCACTAG
- a CDS encoding response regulator transcription factor, which produces MIGTTGSGPVEAAATGPEANPAGATGDDTGAATTSRATAGPTGNPVTLLIADDDEVTRSGLRMLLAVQPGIVVVGEAADGVEAVEQARLLRPDVVLMDVRMPRRNGIEATRQLLADSADAPKVVVITTFENDGYVTAALSAGASGFVLKRLPVRQIAEAVRVVAAGEAILFPAALRRMVAARPLGSAEALPRAALTGREEEVLRLMATGLSNPEIADSLTVSQETVKTHVGNVLTKLGAQNRTHAVVIAYESGLVVPGCAA; this is translated from the coding sequence ATGATCGGCACGACCGGCTCCGGGCCGGTTGAGGCCGCCGCGACCGGCCCGGAGGCGAACCCGGCGGGCGCGACCGGTGACGACACCGGCGCCGCCACCACGAGCCGGGCCACCGCCGGCCCCACCGGCAACCCCGTCACCCTGCTGATCGCGGACGACGACGAGGTGACCCGCAGCGGTCTGCGCATGTTGCTCGCGGTGCAGCCGGGCATCGTTGTGGTCGGGGAGGCCGCCGACGGCGTCGAGGCGGTCGAGCAGGCGCGGCTGCTGCGGCCGGACGTGGTCCTGATGGACGTGCGGATGCCGCGTCGCAACGGAATCGAGGCGACCAGGCAGCTGCTGGCCGACTCGGCCGATGCGCCGAAGGTCGTGGTCATCACCACCTTCGAGAACGACGGCTACGTCACCGCCGCGCTCAGCGCGGGGGCCAGCGGGTTCGTGCTCAAGCGGCTCCCGGTCCGGCAGATCGCCGAGGCGGTGCGGGTGGTGGCGGCGGGAGAGGCGATCCTCTTCCCGGCGGCGCTGCGCCGGATGGTCGCCGCCCGGCCGCTGGGTTCCGCCGAGGCGTTGCCGAGGGCGGCGCTGACTGGGCGGGAGGAGGAGGTGCTGCGGTTGATGGCCACCGGTCTGTCCAACCCGGAGATCGCGGACTCGCTCACAGTGAGCCAGGAGACGGTCAAGACGCACGTCGGAAACGTGCTGACCAAGCTCGGCGCACAGAACCGGACCCATGCGGTGGTGATCGCGTACGAGTCCGGCCTGGTGGTGCCGGGGTGCGCCGCCTGA
- a CDS encoding Appr-1-p processing protein: MEPATIRYVRGDATAPQGKGVKVIAHVCNDLGGWGKGFVLALSRRWPEPEAAFRHWHRERAKNDFGLGAVQMVQVEPYVRVANMVGQRGIRTGRSTGPPVRYGAIDSALAALAGHALALGASVHMPRIGCGLAGGRWELVEPLVTARLVDQGVPVTVYDHD; the protein is encoded by the coding sequence ATGGAACCGGCGACCATCCGATACGTCCGTGGCGATGCCACCGCGCCCCAGGGCAAGGGCGTGAAGGTGATCGCCCATGTCTGCAACGACCTCGGCGGCTGGGGGAAGGGCTTCGTCCTGGCGCTCTCACGGCGCTGGCCGGAGCCGGAGGCGGCGTTCCGCCACTGGCACCGGGAGCGCGCGAAGAACGACTTCGGCCTGGGCGCGGTGCAGATGGTCCAGGTCGAGCCGTACGTCCGGGTGGCCAACATGGTCGGCCAGCGCGGCATCCGGACGGGCCGGTCGACGGGCCCACCGGTGCGGTACGGGGCGATCGACTCCGCGCTGGCGGCACTGGCCGGACACGCACTCGCGCTCGGCGCCTCCGTCCACATGCCCCGGATCGGCTGCGGCCTGGCGGGCGGGCGCTGGGAGCTGGTCGAGCCGCTGGTGACGGCCCGCCTGGTGGATCAGGGGGTGCCGGTGACGGTCTACGACCATGACTAG
- a CDS encoding GNAT family N-acetyltransferase, translated as MDITIRRGTADDSGAVAELHALSWRTTYTGIVPARALGDGLTAERHEVWALRLAVDYGEPANTPELLIAEQAGSTVGFAYAVPQPDGRVLIDNLHVRPDRTGGGIGRALLDAVRLHVAECHPGADLYLEVLRDNTRAVAFYEREGGHRTAEQEGVFPGGYVLPEYEYTWPAATLTVGSRR; from the coding sequence ATGGACATCACCATCCGCCGCGGCACCGCGGACGACAGCGGGGCCGTCGCCGAGCTGCACGCCCTCAGCTGGCGGACCACCTACACCGGCATCGTCCCGGCGCGGGCGCTGGGCGACGGGCTGACCGCCGAGCGGCACGAGGTGTGGGCCCTGCGGCTGGCCGTCGACTACGGCGAACCGGCCAACACCCCGGAGCTGCTGATCGCCGAGCAGGCCGGGAGCACCGTCGGGTTCGCCTACGCGGTGCCGCAGCCCGACGGCCGGGTGCTGATCGACAACCTGCACGTCCGGCCCGACCGCACCGGTGGCGGCATCGGCCGCGCGCTGCTCGACGCCGTGCGCCTGCACGTCGCCGAGTGCCACCCCGGAGCCGACCTCTACCTGGAGGTGCTGCGCGACAACACCCGGGCGGTCGCCTTCTACGAGCGCGAGGGCGGTCACCGGACGGCGGAGCAGGAGGGCGTCTTCCCGGGCGGATACGTGCTGCCCGAGTACGAGTACACCTGGCCCGCCGCCACACTGACGGTCGGATCGCGGAGGTAG
- a CDS encoding threonine/serine ThrE exporter family protein, which translates to MARQARQTGPGSEPRPFHPSEAPPTEGLLGHPAPTVEPATVIPLVTPVRETKGLLNPEPAAEPSEPELAEAELLEVGPQPGPVGAAGAVGAAGAVVAEGVVAGAAAAAAAAGGLDTDTVPGSRRRSVAEDTLTPEEWRAAGYTPPDGIAIPTLTAGAPGEAPWPDRMRTLLRTPMSERPAFERTPRELHPSAGRSVPRILDLTLRIGELLLASGEAAEDVEAAMLGIAHAYRLDHCEPQVTFTLIGISHQPSLVEPPVTADRVVRRRTSDYTRLNAVYELVADITAETVSVNDAYRRLALIRRNRHPYPTWLLALNTGLLAGAATFLVGGRIDDKAWLVFASAFIAAVLGDRLASLIARRGLPEFYQFVLAAMPAAASGIILSFNTLGLRGSVVITGGLFALLPGRALVAAVQDGLTGFYITAAARLLEVIYLVSGIVIGVMLILYLGVGFDPQLKPDESLAGANYPPVQMIAALVLTLAFAMLLQTDRRSLALVTLNSGIGWASYGVLVYNAGVSPIAATGVAAGLVGLFGQLMARYRNGSALPYVTAAIGPLMPGSALYLGMLSFTQGHASAGLVQITRAAAIALALAIGVNLGGEIARLFMKLPAGAERPEPYLAAPRRAAKRTRGF; encoded by the coding sequence GTGGCCCGTCAGGCGCGACAGACAGGCCCGGGGTCGGAGCCGCGTCCGTTCCACCCCTCCGAGGCCCCACCCACCGAGGGCCTGCTCGGCCACCCCGCCCCGACCGTCGAACCCGCCACCGTGATCCCGCTGGTCACGCCGGTCCGGGAGACCAAGGGCCTGCTGAACCCGGAGCCGGCCGCCGAGCCCTCGGAGCCGGAGCTCGCGGAGGCGGAGCTCTTGGAGGTGGGGCCCCAGCCGGGGCCGGTCGGTGCGGCGGGCGCGGTCGGTGCGGCGGGCGCGGTCGTCGCCGAGGGCGTCGTCGCTGGTGCCGCCGCGGCCGCCGCGGCCGCCGGGGGGCTGGACACCGACACCGTGCCCGGCAGCCGTCGGCGCTCGGTCGCCGAGGACACCCTCACCCCCGAGGAGTGGCGGGCCGCCGGCTACACCCCGCCCGACGGCATCGCCATCCCCACCCTGACGGCGGGCGCGCCCGGCGAGGCGCCCTGGCCGGACCGGATGCGCACCCTGCTGCGCACCCCGATGTCCGAGCGCCCGGCCTTCGAGCGGACCCCCCGTGAGCTGCACCCCTCCGCGGGCCGGAGCGTCCCGCGCATCCTCGACCTGACCCTGCGCATCGGCGAACTGCTGCTCGCCAGCGGCGAGGCCGCCGAGGACGTCGAGGCGGCCATGCTCGGCATCGCCCACGCCTACCGGCTGGACCACTGCGAGCCGCAGGTCACCTTCACCCTGATCGGGATCTCGCACCAGCCCTCGCTGGTCGAACCGCCGGTCACCGCGGACCGGGTGGTGCGCCGCCGCACCTCGGACTACACCCGGCTGAACGCGGTGTACGAGCTGGTCGCCGACATCACCGCCGAGACGGTCTCGGTCAACGACGCGTACCGCCGCCTCGCGCTGATCCGCCGCAACCGGCACCCGTACCCGACCTGGCTGCTCGCGCTGAACACCGGACTGCTGGCCGGCGCGGCGACCTTCCTGGTCGGCGGCCGGATCGACGACAAGGCCTGGCTGGTGTTCGCCAGCGCGTTCATCGCGGCCGTCCTCGGCGACCGGCTGGCCTCACTGATCGCCCGGCGCGGGCTGCCGGAGTTCTACCAGTTCGTGCTGGCCGCGATGCCGGCCGCGGCCTCCGGCATCATCCTCTCGTTCAACACCTTGGGCCTGCGCGGTTCGGTGGTGATCACCGGCGGGCTGTTCGCCCTGCTGCCCGGCCGCGCCCTGGTGGCCGCCGTCCAGGACGGCCTGACCGGTTTCTACATCACCGCCGCCGCCCGGCTGCTCGAAGTGATCTACCTGGTGTCGGGCATCGTCATCGGCGTGATGCTGATCCTCTACCTGGGGGTCGGCTTCGACCCCCAGCTCAAACCGGACGAGAGCCTGGCCGGGGCGAACTACCCACCGGTCCAGATGATCGCCGCCCTGGTGCTCACGCTGGCCTTCGCGATGCTGCTGCAGACCGACCGCCGCTCGCTCGCGCTGGTCACCCTGAACAGCGGCATCGGCTGGGCCAGCTACGGCGTGCTGGTCTACAACGCCGGGGTCTCTCCGATCGCCGCCACCGGAGTGGCGGCGGGCCTGGTCGGTCTCTTCGGCCAGCTGATGGCCCGTTACCGCAACGGCTCGGCGCTGCCCTACGTGACCGCCGCGATCGGCCCGCTGATGCCCGGTTCGGCGCTCTACCTCGGGATGCTCTCGTTCACCCAGGGCCACGCCAGCGCCGGTCTGGTGCAGATCACCCGGGCCGCCGCGATCGCCCTGGCGCTGGCGATCGGGGTGAACCTCGGGGGTGAGATCGCCCGGCTCTTCATGAAGCTCCCGGCCGGCGCCGAGCGGCCGGAACCGTACCTCGCCGCCCCCCGCCGGGCGGCCAAGCGCACGCGCGGCTTCTGA
- a CDS encoding C40 family peptidase: MVRRLLPTLLLSLTALLGLLPAAAAVPADALDDAASGAAAGSASGAGAGSESGSAAGAPADGAYPSAEEVDRSRVEADRRAASVSTIEAGLTAATAELDRAARTAEQAVEAYNGAQVALARARTEESAAVGRAATAEAARTEAAEDAARLAAETYRQGTSAELSAVNALIGAHGPREAGDQAAVVGVASDRTRQILDAATSTAAAAARASATARTAAEAAEKAAAEVGAARGRAEARLAAQQAQVTAVGLRREQLLADLAAARHTTVELERQRREALEAIAAREAEAAARAAAEKAAAEKAAAEQAAAEKATAEKTAAEAAGTAMAPAPSSPPAARPWSAEGAAAAVAFARSKIGLPYVWGGEGPGGYDCSGLTMMAWRQGGKQLNHFAADQYAQSTPIGYRQLRPGDLVFWTDTGRAADIHHVGLYIGDDQMIEAPRQGMPVTRTSIGPPAP; this comes from the coding sequence GTGGTGCGCAGGCTCCTGCCGACCCTCCTGTTGTCCCTCACCGCTCTGCTCGGGCTGCTTCCCGCCGCCGCGGCAGTCCCGGCGGACGCGCTCGATGACGCGGCGTCCGGCGCCGCAGCCGGTTCCGCGTCCGGGGCCGGGGCCGGTTCCGAGTCCGGTTCTGCAGCGGGGGCGCCGGCCGACGGGGCCTACCCCTCCGCCGAGGAGGTCGACCGCTCCCGGGTCGAGGCCGACCGCCGGGCCGCCTCGGTCTCCACCATCGAAGCCGGGCTCACCGCGGCGACCGCCGAACTGGACCGGGCCGCCCGCACCGCCGAGCAGGCCGTCGAGGCCTACAACGGCGCGCAGGTCGCACTCGCCCGCGCTCGCACCGAGGAGTCCGCCGCCGTCGGACGGGCCGCCACCGCCGAGGCGGCGCGGACCGAGGCCGCCGAGGACGCCGCCCGGCTGGCCGCCGAAACGTACCGTCAGGGCACCAGCGCCGAGCTCTCCGCCGTCAACGCCCTCATCGGCGCCCATGGGCCGCGCGAGGCCGGCGACCAGGCGGCGGTGGTCGGCGTCGCCAGCGACCGCACCCGGCAGATCCTGGACGCGGCCACCTCCACGGCAGCCGCTGCGGCCCGCGCCTCGGCCACCGCCCGCACCGCCGCCGAGGCCGCCGAGAAGGCCGCCGCCGAGGTCGGTGCGGCGCGGGGCCGGGCCGAGGCGCGGCTGGCCGCGCAGCAGGCGCAGGTCACGGCGGTCGGCCTGCGCCGCGAACAACTGCTCGCCGATCTCGCCGCCGCCCGCCACACCACCGTCGAACTGGAGCGGCAGCGGCGCGAGGCGCTGGAGGCGATCGCCGCCCGTGAGGCCGAGGCCGCGGCCCGGGCGGCCGCCGAGAAGGCCGCTGCCGAGAAGGCGGCGGCTGAACAGGCGGCAGCGGAGAAGGCCACGGCGGAGAAGACGGCAGCCGAGGCGGCGGGCACCGCGATGGCGCCGGCTCCGAGCTCGCCCCCGGCTGCCCGCCCGTGGTCGGCCGAGGGCGCGGCCGCCGCCGTGGCCTTCGCCCGTTCCAAGATCGGCCTCCCCTACGTCTGGGGCGGCGAGGGCCCCGGCGGCTACGACTGCTCGGGGCTGACCATGATGGCCTGGCGCCAGGGCGGCAAGCAGCTGAACCACTTCGCCGCCGACCAGTACGCGCAGAGCACTCCGATCGGCTACCGCCAGCTCCGCCCCGGCGACCTGGTCTTCTGGACGGACACCGGCCGGGCCGCCGACATCCACCACGTCGGCCTCTACATCGGCGACGACCAGATGATCGAGGCCCCCCGCCAGGGCATGCCCGTAACCCGGACCTCGATCGGACCGCCCGCCCCGTGA
- a CDS encoding sensor histidine kinase has protein sequence MVKGLPPLLRGFTFSGALFAFGGALASLPLVPLAMLPAAAWRTAPYGVQVAMTLSAWAAMIAAVGLARPTRQVLISCARRLLRVPLPDLVAARRPVPSLSHDTLPGAPSASVQAVTGSAVSAQSVTGPSGVGRWRTPAWLLLHAALGWTGVLVSGALFIAGLTLPGGWTGAEAGLSLFGRSMRPGTGWASWGVALVCLLLAAAGCIVVTGALRWLAPRLLGPSAAERLALAAERELRLAERNRLAHELHDSIGHTLTSATIQAAVAGEVLAADPVAARAALRSIEESTRAALEDLDYVLGVLREEKAGTAPTRTLADLPELLDRLRHAGAVVVSELSGEPAQVQGTLSRAAYRILQEGLTNALRHGAGGPIEVRVTGMPWRGASIIWSSPM, from the coding sequence ATGGTTAAGGGACTCCCGCCGCTGTTGCGCGGCTTCACATTCTCGGGCGCGCTGTTCGCGTTCGGCGGCGCGCTGGCAAGCCTTCCGCTGGTTCCTCTCGCGATGCTGCCGGCGGCAGCCTGGCGGACCGCTCCCTACGGGGTGCAGGTCGCCATGACGCTGTCGGCCTGGGCGGCAATGATCGCCGCGGTCGGGCTCGCGCGCCCCACGCGGCAGGTGCTGATCTCGTGCGCCCGCCGTCTGCTGCGGGTACCGCTGCCGGATCTCGTGGCCGCCCGCCGCCCCGTCCCCTCCCTTTCGCACGACACTCTTCCCGGAGCGCCGTCCGCCAGCGTGCAGGCCGTGACCGGGTCGGCCGTCAGCGCGCAGTCCGTCACTGGGCCGTCCGGGGTCGGCCGTTGGCGGACCCCGGCCTGGCTGCTGCTGCACGCGGCACTGGGGTGGACGGGAGTGCTGGTGAGCGGCGCCCTGTTCATCGCCGGCCTCACCCTGCCGGGGGGCTGGACCGGGGCCGAGGCGGGGCTGAGCCTGTTCGGCCGGTCGATGCGGCCGGGGACGGGCTGGGCGAGCTGGGGGGTGGCGCTGGTCTGCCTGCTGCTGGCAGCGGCCGGCTGCATCGTCGTGACGGGCGCCCTGCGGTGGCTCGCACCACGGCTGTTGGGCCCGTCGGCGGCCGAGCGCCTCGCGCTGGCGGCCGAGCGTGAGCTGCGGCTGGCCGAACGCAACCGGTTGGCACACGAGTTGCACGACTCGATCGGTCACACGCTGACGTCCGCCACGATCCAGGCGGCGGTGGCGGGCGAGGTGCTCGCGGCCGATCCGGTGGCCGCGCGGGCCGCCCTGCGAAGCATCGAGGAGTCGACCCGGGCCGCGTTGGAGGACTTGGACTACGTGCTGGGCGTGCTGCGCGAGGAGAAGGCGGGGACGGCCCCGACCAGGACCTTGGCCGACCTGCCGGAGCTGCTGGACCGGTTGCGGCATGCGGGCGCGGTGGTGGTGTCGGAGCTGTCGGGCGAGCCGGCACAGGTCCAGGGGACGCTCTCCCGGGCGGCGTACCGGATCCTCCAGGAGGGCCTGACGAACGCGTTGCGTCACGGGGCGGGCGGTCCGATCGAGGTCCGGGTTACGGGCATGCCCTGGCGGGGGGCCTCGATCATCTGGTCGTCGCCGATGTAG
- a CDS encoding DedA family protein: protein MTSLALGPSWLDPTTLISTFGPLGILAIVFAESGLLIGFFLPGDSLLFTTGLLIADGTYLHLPLWLMCVLIVAAAVAGDQVGYLFGRKVGPGLFRRPDSRVFKQENVEKAAAFFDRHGPRAIVLARFVPIVRTFTPIVAGVSRMNYRTFVVYNVIGGVLWGVGVTVLGYFLGQIPFVREHIEAILVGIVLVSVVPVAVELLRARRSGRSVPARHRAG, encoded by the coding sequence GTGACCAGCCTCGCCCTCGGCCCGTCCTGGCTCGATCCGACCACCCTGATCTCCACCTTCGGGCCGCTCGGCATCCTCGCCATCGTCTTCGCCGAGTCCGGTCTGCTGATCGGCTTCTTCCTGCCCGGCGACTCCCTGCTCTTCACCACCGGCCTGCTGATCGCCGACGGCACCTACCTGCACCTGCCGCTCTGGCTGATGTGCGTGCTGATCGTGGCCGCGGCCGTGGCCGGGGACCAGGTCGGCTACCTCTTCGGCCGCAAGGTCGGACCGGGCCTCTTCCGGCGGCCCGACTCCCGGGTGTTCAAGCAGGAGAACGTGGAGAAGGCGGCCGCCTTCTTCGACCGGCACGGCCCCAGAGCGATCGTGCTGGCCCGCTTCGTGCCGATCGTGCGGACCTTCACCCCGATCGTCGCCGGGGTGAGCAGGATGAACTACCGCACGTTCGTCGTCTACAACGTCATCGGCGGTGTGCTCTGGGGCGTCGGCGTCACGGTGCTCGGCTACTTCCTCGGCCAGATCCCCTTCGTCCGGGAGCACATCGAGGCGATCCTGGTCGGCATCGTGCTGGTCTCGGTGGTGCCGGTGGCGGTCGAACTGCTGCGGGCCCGCCGGTCCGGCCGGTCCGTCCCCGCCCGCCACCGCGCCGGGTAG
- a CDS encoding DUF4190 domain-containing protein has translation MAAWVVGITALATSIILIGGPLGVIGLVLGVLALRTAKRTGVGRAGAITGVVASCVAIVLSALMAVFFVWYADNTQECYQPDGFRQYTECVHHQLTGG, from the coding sequence GTGGCCGCCTGGGTGGTGGGCATCACCGCCCTGGCCACCTCGATCATCCTCATCGGCGGCCCGCTCGGCGTCATCGGCCTGGTCCTGGGCGTCCTCGCGCTGAGGACGGCCAAGCGCACCGGAGTCGGCCGGGCCGGCGCCATCACCGGTGTGGTGGCGTCGTGCGTCGCGATCGTGCTGTCCGCCCTGATGGCCGTCTTCTTCGTCTGGTACGCCGACAACACCCAGGAGTGCTATCAGCCCGACGGCTTCCGGCAGTACACGGAATGCGTCCACCACCAGCTGACCGGAGGGTGA
- a CDS encoding GNAT family N-acetyltransferase, whose translation MGNDVDGGTRDPGSAQQTEGIGGVEIRAIAKDEIEGWDRALALGFLRSHVDSAADFRRQQWAPGRVLGALDAGRYVATFRSFDVELTVPGGAVVEADAITSVTVTATHRRRGLLRRMMTEDLAAARERGSAVAILVAAEYNIYGRYGFGPATRGHGWNIDLLRARGLREGLPTVPGGRIDLVGMEELRKVGSELHDRWRRTQPGAIARNELWWRRQTGDVQVPGFEWKEPFAAVHRDAEGTATGLVVYRVDDTWDGSYPNCTLTVVDFLALDRGTAAELWRFVLSVDWVRKVVVENIGPDDPLPLLLADPRAATPYAENADFMWLRVLDVEAAFNARTYGAPGRVVLEVEDRDGYAAGRWAVEVAADGSGRCTRTDDEADLALGVSALGSLYLGGETVPRLAAAGLVTELRPGAAAAADLLLRTPLLAWNPDNF comes from the coding sequence ATGGGCAACGATGTGGACGGCGGCACCCGCGATCCGGGCAGCGCCCAGCAGACAGAAGGCATCGGCGGAGTCGAGATCCGTGCGATCGCCAAGGACGAGATCGAGGGCTGGGACCGGGCGCTCGCTCTCGGATTCCTCCGTTCACACGTGGACAGCGCGGCGGACTTCCGTCGCCAGCAGTGGGCGCCCGGCCGGGTGCTCGGCGCCCTGGACGCCGGCCGCTACGTCGCCACCTTCCGCAGCTTCGACGTCGAGCTGACCGTCCCCGGCGGAGCGGTCGTCGAGGCGGACGCCATCACCTCCGTCACCGTGACCGCCACCCACCGCCGGCGCGGCCTGCTCCGCCGGATGATGACGGAGGATCTGGCGGCCGCCCGGGAACGAGGTTCGGCCGTCGCCATCCTGGTCGCCGCCGAGTACAACATCTACGGGCGCTACGGCTTCGGCCCGGCCACCCGCGGCCACGGCTGGAACATCGACCTGCTGCGGGCCCGGGGTCTGCGCGAGGGCCTGCCGACCGTGCCCGGTGGGCGGATCGATCTCGTCGGCATGGAGGAGCTGCGCAAGGTCGGCTCCGAGCTGCACGACCGCTGGCGGCGCACCCAGCCCGGTGCGATCGCCCGCAACGAGCTCTGGTGGAGGCGCCAGACCGGGGACGTCCAGGTACCGGGCTTCGAATGGAAGGAGCCCTTCGCCGCCGTCCACCGCGACGCCGAGGGCACCGCCACCGGCCTGGTCGTCTACCGGGTCGACGACACCTGGGACGGCAGCTACCCGAACTGCACCCTCACCGTCGTCGACTTCCTCGCACTGGACCGGGGCACCGCCGCCGAGCTGTGGCGGTTCGTCCTCTCCGTCGACTGGGTGCGCAAGGTCGTGGTGGAGAACATCGGACCGGACGACCCGCTGCCGCTGCTGCTGGCCGACCCGCGCGCCGCCACGCCCTACGCGGAGAACGCCGACTTCATGTGGCTCCGGGTGCTCGACGTCGAGGCGGCCTTCAACGCCCGGACGTACGGCGCGCCCGGCCGGGTCGTCCTGGAGGTCGAGGACCGGGACGGCTACGCGGCCGGCCGGTGGGCCGTCGAGGTCGCCGCCGACGGCAGCGGCCGCTGCACCCGCACCGACGACGAGGCCGACCTGGCGCTGGGCGTCTCCGCGCTCGGCTCGCTCTACCTGGGTGGCGAGACAGTCCCCCGACTGGCCGCGGCGGGCCTGGTCACCGAACTGCGCCCGGGCGCGGCCGCCGCCGCCGACCTGTTGCTGCGCACGCCCCTGCTCGCCTGGAACCCGGACAACTTCTGA